The nucleotide sequence GAAGCCGCTGGTGCTGACGTTGCAGCGTGCGGCTTGCCACATCGAGGTCGCTGCGCACGTTCATGTACAGCTGGCGGTCGGTGTAGGCGGTGGTCCAATAGGCGGTCAGGCCGACCAGCGCCAGCAGCAGCAGCAGCAGCGGGGCCAGCGTCAGCACCAGCAAGCGACGGCGCAGCGAGCCGGCAAGGTAATGGCGCAGGCGCTGGATCATGCAGGGTCATCAGCCGAGCGGTGAGACGAGTCGCGGTCAGGCATGGGGCTCTCGGCCTCGGCGCGCCAGTGGGTCAGCTTGCGATCCAGCGTCTTGCGCGAGATGCCCAGCTGACGCGCGGCAGCGGACTTGTTGTTGGCGTGATGCTCCAGTACTGCACGCAGGTGCGCTTGCTCCACACGATCCAGCGACCACTCCAGCGGATAGCCGTGTGAAGCCTCGCTGTCGGCCTCCCCCCCCGCATGGGGGGCGGCAGCGTCGCCTGGTGCATCCGAGGCGCCGGGCATCGCGGCATGGCCAGACGTGAGAGAGGTGCCGGAGGCCGGGAGGGCATCGCCGGGCAGGCGGCCCAGCAGCAGCGCGCGCTCGATGACATTCTTCAATTCACGCACGTTGCCGGGCCAGGCATAGCGACACAGGCGTGCAAGGTCGGTGTGATCCCAGGGGACCTCGGGCAGTCCCAGTTCGCGCGACAGCTGTCGAGAGAAATGCAGGGCCAGGGCAGGAATGTCCGCGGGGCGATCCCGCAGTGCCGGCAGCCGCAAGCTGAGCACGTTCAAGCGGTAGTAGAGGTCTTCTCGAAAGCGACCCGCCGCGACCTCCGTCTCGAGCGTGCGATGGGTGGCGGCCACGATGCGCACATCGACGGCCTGCTCTTGCTCACCGCCCACTGGGCGCACGCGTCGGGTTTCCAGTACCCGCAACAGCCTGGACTGCATGGTCAGCGGCATCTCGCCGATTTCATCCAGAAACAGGGTGCCGCCATCGGCGAAGCTGAACAGCCCATCACGTCCGCGGTGGGCGCCGGTGAAGGCCCCCTTGAGGTGACCGAAAAGCTCGCTCTCGAGAAGTTCCGGACTGATGGCGCCACAGTTGACCGGTACGAAGGCACCGCGCCGTCCGGAGAGACGGTGCAGGTCGCGTGCCGCCAGTTCCTTGCCGGTGCCGGATTCCCCGAGTATCAGCACGGGAGAGGGGGCCGGCGCGACGCGCGCGATGATCTGCGCGAGTTCCTGCATGCCGGGGGTCTCGCCCTGCAGGCTGGCCTCCTCACCCTGGTGGCGTGCATTGTCGCGACGCAGCAGGAAGTTCTCGCGTGCCAGTTGGCGGCGTTCGAGGCAGCGGTCTATCGCGGCGTGCAGCTGTTCGAGGCGGAACGGCTTGATGATGAAATCACTGGCACCTGCGCGCAGGGCACGTACGGCGGTATCGAGATCGGCATAGGCCGTCATGAAGATGACGTCGCTGACCGATGACGGTGACAGGGCCTCCTCCCACTCAAGGCCATCACGTCCCGGCAGGCGGATGTCGAGCAGGATGAGATCAAAATGCAGGCGCGAGCGCAGCGATTCGGCCTGCTCGACGCTTTCGACGGCTTCGATCATCGCGAAGCGGGATGCCAGCGCCTTTTCCAGGTAACGCCGCATGCCCGGCTCGTCATCGACGATCAGGACCGATGCGGTCGGCAAAGCCTGGTCGTGCGTGGCGCGACGCGCCTCCCGTGCGGGAGAGGTGGCGTGGACGGTCATGGCGTTCCTCTATCATGCGTGGCGTGCATCGGGGCGATGGTCATTCGGGTATGGCGTGTCAGGGTGGCGTTCGTTCGCTCATTGTCGCGCGGCGCACGGTACTTTATCTAGCCATTCTCTCGATCTTGCCATTCTCTCGGCATTCGCTTCCGCCCGGCGCGGCCACAGTCACCACGGAGCCGGGTGAAGCGAGGTCCAGAGGCTCGCGCATGGTGCCATCGTAGCAGCGAGAGTCAGGGCCGCGAGCGGGTGGCCAGCGCGAAGGAACAGTGTATCGTGTCGTCCCGCGCAGGTTCACGGGTGGGTCAAGATGACCCGCTTGTGGCAGGACGGCGATATCCTGTCAGTATTCTCGCCGGCGCTCACCCGGGCATCCAGGCATTGCCAGCGGGCCATGTGCAGGACAAGTCACCAGGTGAATGGCGAGAGCGTGGCCTTGCGGGCACGCTGCTTGCAATGTCTTGCCGCGGGGAGATGGCCAGCCATCGCTGGAGGCACATCTCCCTCGTGAATCACCCCGATAATGACACGCCAGGGAGCTACCTCATGCCGCATCGTCACATCCTCTCCGCCCGCCATCTGCTGGGTGCCATCGCCGGTCTGTCTCTCGGCGCGCTGAGCCTGCAGCCCGCTCAGGCCGCGGATGACATCATCCGCCTCGCGACCACCACCAGTACCTACAATTCCGGCCTGCTGGACAATCTGTTGCCGGCATACGAACAGGCCAACGATGTCACTATCCAGGTGATCGCCGTGGGGACCGGCAAGGCATTGCGCATGGGGCAGGATGGCGATGTGGATCTGGTGATGACGCATGCGCCGGGCGCGGAGCGCAAGTTCGTCGATGCCGGGTATGGCATCGAGCCACATGGCGTGATGTACAACGACTTCGTGCTGCTGGGGCCCAAGGCGGATCCGGCCAATGTCGAGGGCATGTCCGACGTGGACGCGGCCCTGGCCAGAATTGCCGAGAGCAATGCCGGCTTCGTGTCACGCGGTGATGACTCCGGGACTCACAAGAAGGAGCTGTCGCTGTGGGCGAGCGCCGATGTCGTCCCCGATTTCTCGGCATACAAGGCCGTGGGGCAGGGGATGGGCAAGGTGCTGAGCATGGCCAGCGAGCTGCAGGATTACACCCTGAGTGACCGCGGCACCTGGCTTGCCATGCAGGACAAGCTCGACCTTTCCGTGCTGGTGGAGGGAGATGCGCGCCTGTTCAATCCCTACCAGGTGATTCTGGTCAACCCGGCCAATCATGAAGGTCTGAACACCGAAGGCGCCCGTGCGCTGGCTCAGTGGCTGATTTCCCGTGAGGGTCAGCAGGCGATCGATGACTTCCGTCTCAAGGGGCAGGCGCTGTTCCATGCCAGCCACGGTGAAACCGGTTTCGATGCCCAGAAGACTGCGGATGGCAGTGGTGCAGGTCAGGCAGCCGGCGGTGAGACTGCCACCCAGCAGGCGGCGCCGCGTTCGTGACGCTCTGGCATACCACGCAGGAGGCCATGGGCCTCCTGCTGAGCATGGACGCCGCACTCTGGGAAATCATCGGCGTCTCTTTCCGGGTCTCGCTGATGGCCATGCTGGTGGCTGTACCGCCGGCTCTGCTGATCGCCTTCGTGCTGGTGCGTTGCGCCTTCCCGGGGCGCTGGCTGTTGATCTCGCTGGTGAATACCCTGATGGCCGTGCCCACCGTGGTGGTGGGGCTGCTGCTGTTCATTCTGCTGTCACGGGCAGGCCCTCTGGGGGATTGGCATCTGCTGTTCACCCAGCCAGCGATGATTCTGGGCCAGATTCTGCTGGCGCTGCCGATATTGGTGGTGATGCTGCATGCAGCACTGGCTGGCGTGGACAGGCGTGCCTGGGAAACCGCATTGCAACTGGGGGCATCCCGGCCTGCGGCGTTGTGGCGGTTGGTGATGGAGGCGCGCTTCGGGGTGATGGCCGCGTTGGTGGCGGCGTTTGGTAGAATCATCGCGGAAGTGGGTTGCGCTATGATGGTGGGTGGTAACATTGCCGGCTTTACCCGCAACATCACGACCGCGATCGCCCTGGAGACCCTCAAGGGAGAATACGCTCAGGGGGTCGCCCTGGGCATGGTGCTGCTGGTATTGGCCCTGGTGCTCAATCTGCTGCTGGGGCTGCTGCGTGGCCGTGGTCAGCTGGCCGTACAGGTCTGAGTGGCGTGCCGTGGATCACCGCATCGCGCAAGTCTGAATTGTCGTCTGGAGTTTCGATGTCCCCCCTCAACTCTTCGCCCTCATCCTCCTCGCCGGGCGAATCTCCCCATGAGGCCGTGCTGACCTCGTCGTCAGACGCTGTGCCAGACGCTATGCCAGAACCCGTGGCAGAGTCTGTGCCAGAGCCCCGAGCCGTCGCCGAGGAAAGCCTGCTGTGGGTGCGTGACCTGCAGTATCGTCTGCCTGACGCTCCCACGAGCCCTGGCCGCTTGCTGTGGCAGGTACCCTCTCTGCAGTGGACGCCAGACCCGAGGCGCGGCTGGGTGCACCTGAGCGGAGACAATGGCAGTGGCAAGACCACCTTGCTCAGGGTGCTGGCCGGCATGCAGCCTGCCAGTGGTGGAGAGCTTCGCTGGCAGAAGGGGGCCGCCGGCCAGATACGCTATCTGCACCAGCAGCCCTATCTCTTTGATACCAGCGTGGCCGGCAACCTGGTGCTGGCGGCGCGCTGGCAGCCGCAACGGCGCTCTGCCGGCGAGCAGCGCGATCAGGTCGAGGCCATGCTGGAGTGGAGCGGTCTGAGCGAGCATGCCCGTCAGCCGGCACGCTCGCTGTCCGGTGGCGAGCGTGCACGTCTGGCACTGGCGCGCGCTTGGCTGTCGCGTCCTCCCGTCCTGCTGCTGGATGAGCCAGCGGCCAATCTCGACCAGGCCGCCGTGGAGCAGCTGGCCATCCGTCTCGAGCAGATGTCCCAGGCGGGTTGCGCGGTGATTCTGTCCTCGCATCAGGACAACGCGCTGAGTCATGGCTGTACGGCACGCTGGACGTTGGCGGAAGCTAGCCTGCACACTGAGCGCATGCCTGGTTGAGCCCGACACGGGAAAGGTATCGTCGGTTCCCGTGTCTTGCGTGATCAGAGGAATTTTCTCGCGCGTCCGCCGCGCCTGCATCGAGACCCTCTCGCATGTCCAGACCCCACTCTGATGCCAACTCCGGCCCCTCTCGTGATGGCCAAACCAATCCCGGCGTGACACCTCTGCCGGCCAGTGGTGAACAGCTGGCGGCCTCGCTGACGCCGGCCAACATCACCGGTGTTATCCTGGCGGGCGGCCAGGCCCGGCGCATGGGCGGTGTCGACAAGGGACTGGTCATGCTCAATGAGGTGCCCTTGATCGCGCATGTGCTGGCACGCCTCACGCCCCAGGTCGGTGAGCTGCTGATCAATGCCAATCGCTCGCATCAGGAATATGCCGCCTATGGTCATCCGCTGGTGGAAGACCGTGAGGCGGGCTATTACGGCCCTCTGATGGGCATGGCCAGTGCGCTGGCCGCCGCGCATACCGAGTGGGTGATGGTGGTGGCCTGCGACGTGCCGCACCTGCCCAATGACCTCGTGGATACCCTGAGCGTGGCGCTGATAGATCACGCCAACGGTGACAGGCTTGCCGGCTACCGTGTGCAGGGAGATGACGCCTCGGCTGAGCCGGCGCTGCTGGCGGTGGCCGCCGATGACGAGCGCTATCACCCCGTCATCTGCCTCCTGCACCGTGGCCTTTTGCCATCACTGGAAGCCGCTCTGGCGGCAGGTGAGCGCAAGATCGACCGCTGGTTCGCGCAACATGTCTGGCTGACGGTGCAAGCGGGCAAGGCCGAAGACTTCGCCAATCTCAATACGCTGGATGAGTGCAGAGCGATGGAATCCGGCCCCCGCTGAGACTGCCCGCATCGATTGCCATTGCGGCGCGGCCGCTGCCGAGCCTGAGCCGCAGGGCATTCAAGGCGTGTCATCCGACCCCACTCCGCTGGCCAGGCGAGTCATAATGATCCACGGTCAGTGCTCACCTGCCGTACATGTTGGAATTCAGCGGCGTATTGTCCTGCCGCGGCAGGCATGCCTGGCCTTGGACTTGCAGATTTACAGGCAAGCCTGTTGTGGCAGGCCACCCTTTTTTCATCATGTCGCCAACGCTCCTCATGAGCGGCGCTGAGAGAAAAGGGCCCGACATGTGGGTCGATGCCATCAGCATCATCGAATCGTATCGGCCATCACGTCGTGAGCACGCCGGAAACCTCAAGAGAATCGTCATGCCCGAGTTGCCCACTGATGCCATGGGGCGCGAAGCGTCCACTGTCTCTCATTCTTGCTCTTCCGCTGATACCGGCGGCGGGACGATGTCACCCGGTTGGGCGGCGAGACTTGCCGCCTCGGCCTGTCCGCTGCTGGGCATCGCCGCCTGGAGCGGCACGGGCAAGACCACCTTGCTGGAACAGTTGCTGCCGGCCTTGCGTGAGCGTGGTCTGCGAGTCGCCGTCATCAAGCACGCTCATCATGCCTTTGATGTGGATACGCCGGGCAAGGACAGTCATCGCCTGCGCTCGGCGGGGGCAACTCCCATGTTGGTTGCCTCTGCCCAGCGCTTTGCGCTGATGATGGAGACGCCCGATCAACAGGAGGCGGATCTGGAGCAGCTTGTCGCGCAGCTCGATGGGCTGGCGGTGGATCTGATTCTCGTCGAGGGGTTCAAGCAGTGGCCATTGCCCAAGCTTGAGCTGCATCGCGCGGCCGTCGGCAAGCCGCTGCGGGCCTTGCATGATCCCTGGATACGGGCACTTGCCGTGCCAGGTTCAATGGATGAGCCAGAT is from Cobetia marina and encodes:
- a CDS encoding sigma-54-dependent transcriptional regulator, with amino-acid sequence MTVHATSPAREARRATHDQALPTASVLIVDDEPGMRRYLEKALASRFAMIEAVESVEQAESLRSRLHFDLILLDIRLPGRDGLEWEEALSPSSVSDVIFMTAYADLDTAVRALRAGASDFIIKPFRLEQLHAAIDRCLERRQLARENFLLRRDNARHQGEEASLQGETPGMQELAQIIARVAPAPSPVLILGESGTGKELAARDLHRLSGRRGAFVPVNCGAISPELLESELFGHLKGAFTGAHRGRDGLFSFADGGTLFLDEIGEMPLTMQSRLLRVLETRRVRPVGGEQEQAVDVRIVAATHRTLETEVAAGRFREDLYYRLNVLSLRLPALRDRPADIPALALHFSRQLSRELGLPEVPWDHTDLARLCRYAWPGNVRELKNVIERALLLGRLPGDALPASGTSLTSGHAAMPGASDAPGDAAAPHAGGEADSEASHGYPLEWSLDRVEQAHLRAVLEHHANNKSAAARQLGISRKTLDRKLTHWRAEAESPMPDRDSSHRSADDPA
- a CDS encoding substrate-binding domain-containing protein, whose protein sequence is MPHRHILSARHLLGAIAGLSLGALSLQPAQAADDIIRLATTTSTYNSGLLDNLLPAYEQANDVTIQVIAVGTGKALRMGQDGDVDLVMTHAPGAERKFVDAGYGIEPHGVMYNDFVLLGPKADPANVEGMSDVDAALARIAESNAGFVSRGDDSGTHKKELSLWASADVVPDFSAYKAVGQGMGKVLSMASELQDYTLSDRGTWLAMQDKLDLSVLVEGDARLFNPYQVILVNPANHEGLNTEGARALAQWLISREGQQAIDDFRLKGQALFHASHGETGFDAQKTADGSGAGQAAGGETATQQAAPRS
- a CDS encoding ABC transporter permease, which translates into the protein MGLLLSMDAALWEIIGVSFRVSLMAMLVAVPPALLIAFVLVRCAFPGRWLLISLVNTLMAVPTVVVGLLLFILLSRAGPLGDWHLLFTQPAMILGQILLALPILVVMLHAALAGVDRRAWETALQLGASRPAALWRLVMEARFGVMAALVAAFGRIIAEVGCAMMVGGNIAGFTRNITTAIALETLKGEYAQGVALGMVLLVLALVLNLLLGLLRGRGQLAVQV
- a CDS encoding ABC transporter ATP-binding protein codes for the protein MPEPRAVAEESLLWVRDLQYRLPDAPTSPGRLLWQVPSLQWTPDPRRGWVHLSGDNGSGKTTLLRVLAGMQPASGGELRWQKGAAGQIRYLHQQPYLFDTSVAGNLVLAARWQPQRRSAGEQRDQVEAMLEWSGLSEHARQPARSLSGGERARLALARAWLSRPPVLLLDEPAANLDQAAVEQLAIRLEQMSQAGCAVILSSHQDNALSHGCTARWTLAEASLHTERMPG
- the mobA gene encoding molybdenum cofactor guanylyltransferase MobA, translated to MSRPHSDANSGPSRDGQTNPGVTPLPASGEQLAASLTPANITGVILAGGQARRMGGVDKGLVMLNEVPLIAHVLARLTPQVGELLINANRSHQEYAAYGHPLVEDREAGYYGPLMGMASALAAAHTEWVMVVACDVPHLPNDLVDTLSVALIDHANGDRLAGYRVQGDDASAEPALLAVAADDERYHPVICLLHRGLLPSLEAALAAGERKIDRWFAQHVWLTVQAGKAEDFANLNTLDECRAMESGPR
- the mobB gene encoding molybdopterin-guanine dinucleotide biosynthesis protein B; the protein is MSPGWAARLAASACPLLGIAAWSGTGKTTLLEQLLPALRERGLRVAVIKHAHHAFDVDTPGKDSHRLRSAGATPMLVASAQRFALMMETPDQQEADLEQLVAQLDGLAVDLILVEGFKQWPLPKLELHRAAVGKPLRALHDPWIRALAVPGSMDEPDDELDGEFPVALPAYLTRLDLDDIDALAAWVAAWPVQWRLNGGQPRQEVAS